From a single Corynebacterium kroppenstedtii DSM 44385 genomic region:
- the trhO gene encoding oxygen-dependent tRNA uridine(34) hydroxylase TrhO, translating to MSMPKIVLFYVFTPLADPEAIRLWQKALAEKWNLKGRVIISKDGINATLGGELNDVKRYCRETRSYAPFKNADIKWSEGEGDDFPRLSVKVRPELVTFGAGDELKVNEEGVIGGGTHLKPEDLHHLMDERGDDVVFFDGRNAMEAEIGKFRNAVVPNTTTTRDFLNEIESGKYDDLKKRPVVTYCTGGIRCEVLSVLMKNRGFEEVYQLDGGIVRYGEAYGNDGYWDGSLYVFDKRMHMEFGSGTESLGHCVECGKPTAQFVNCANNDCRKLFLRCDECTAAHKHQYCGECEPALV from the coding sequence ATGTCCATGCCGAAAATTGTGCTGTTTTATGTGTTCACGCCATTAGCCGACCCTGAAGCGATTCGTCTGTGGCAGAAGGCTTTGGCAGAGAAATGGAATCTCAAGGGCCGGGTCATTATTTCTAAAGATGGCATTAATGCGACGCTCGGTGGGGAACTTAACGACGTTAAACGTTATTGCCGTGAAACGCGTAGTTATGCGCCTTTTAAGAACGCTGATATTAAGTGGTCCGAGGGTGAAGGGGATGACTTCCCCCGCCTGAGCGTGAAAGTCCGCCCGGAACTGGTCACGTTCGGCGCTGGCGATGAGCTGAAGGTGAATGAAGAGGGCGTGATTGGTGGCGGCACGCATCTCAAACCGGAGGACCTCCATCACTTGATGGATGAACGCGGTGATGACGTTGTCTTTTTCGACGGCCGCAACGCCATGGAGGCGGAAATCGGTAAGTTCCGTAATGCTGTGGTTCCCAATACGACGACAACCCGCGATTTCTTGAACGAAATTGAATCCGGAAAGTACGATGACCTGAAGAAACGCCCGGTGGTCACGTATTGCACGGGCGGTATCCGGTGTGAGGTTCTCTCGGTGCTGATGAAGAATCGTGGTTTCGAAGAGGTCTATCAGTTGGATGGGGGAATTGTGCGTTATGGGGAAGCGTACGGTAATGATGGATATTGGGACGGATCGCTTTATGTATTTGATAAGCGGATGCATATGGAATTTGGCAGTGGTACGGAATCCTTAGGGCATTGCGTTGAGTGCGGTAAACCGACGGCACAATTTGTGAATTGCGCAAATAACGACTGTCGGAAGCTATTCCTCCGCTGCGATGAGTGCACGGCTGCGCATAAGCATCAATATTGCGGGGAGTGCGAACCTGCGCTGGTGTGA
- a CDS encoding YeeE/YedE thiosulfate transporter family protein — protein sequence MLITGLVLGTVLGYVMQRGRFCVTGMLRDIFTLKTWRGFVALLVVIAVHAVGLAALTSLGVITPEVDDFAPFAVIIGGFLFGVGIVLAGGCASGTWYRSGEGLVGSWIALLTYGLSAAAMKAGALQGINSGLREYTVPLTTIQQSLGVSTWALALPLAVLTAFLVAKFVRAEAAQPKIAQLAAKKTGLAHLLAEKPWHVYTTGAIVGVLGVIAWPLSAATGRNDGLGITTPSSDLVRFVTTGDATRINWGALLVLGILIGSYLAAKASGEFRVRVPSGTQSVRSVAGGVLMGVGAAWAGGCTVGNGMVQTSLFSYQGWVALLFIALGVGFAAKLWLKPAEPINPQDPDGYTLSPSTADATRAASAGGLAVTSAGDADLTPEPSGVESSGVLAESGDRKSPEREPVLVGTSAGDGSVADSELGVGGFATAVGLPAVSVLERPADGGPNDVSPKLRGGLRRVGERRFVLDTLGAVCPFPLIEAKAAMQQLSSGDELVIDFDCTQATDAIPRWAATDGHEVTNFEATDDAGWTITVRKG from the coding sequence ATGCTTATTACCGGTCTCGTGCTTGGAACGGTCCTTGGTTACGTTATGCAAAGGGGTCGCTTTTGTGTCACCGGTATGCTGCGTGACATCTTCACGCTGAAAACATGGCGCGGATTCGTGGCGCTCCTCGTCGTGATCGCCGTCCATGCAGTGGGCTTAGCCGCGCTAACATCGCTGGGCGTCATCACCCCGGAGGTCGACGACTTCGCCCCCTTCGCCGTCATCATCGGCGGCTTCCTCTTCGGCGTCGGCATTGTGTTGGCCGGCGGGTGCGCGTCGGGAACCTGGTACCGCTCCGGCGAAGGGCTCGTCGGGTCCTGGATCGCGCTGCTCACCTACGGTTTGTCGGCCGCCGCGATGAAAGCGGGCGCGCTACAGGGGATCAACAGCGGGCTCCGCGAATACACGGTCCCGCTCACCACGATTCAGCAGTCACTAGGGGTGTCGACGTGGGCCTTGGCTCTCCCGCTGGCCGTGCTGACCGCGTTCCTCGTCGCGAAGTTTGTCCGTGCCGAGGCAGCTCAGCCGAAAATCGCCCAGCTCGCGGCGAAGAAGACGGGCCTCGCGCACCTGTTGGCGGAAAAGCCCTGGCACGTGTACACAACCGGGGCGATTGTCGGTGTGCTGGGCGTCATCGCCTGGCCTCTTTCCGCTGCGACGGGCCGCAACGATGGTTTGGGAATCACAACACCCAGTTCGGACCTGGTCCGTTTCGTGACGACGGGTGACGCGACCCGCATCAACTGGGGAGCTCTCCTGGTGCTGGGGATCCTGATCGGGTCGTACCTGGCGGCGAAGGCGTCGGGGGAGTTCCGCGTGCGAGTTCCGTCGGGAACCCAGTCGGTGCGGTCGGTCGCCGGTGGTGTGCTGATGGGTGTCGGCGCTGCGTGGGCGGGTGGCTGCACGGTCGGGAACGGCATGGTGCAGACCTCGCTGTTTAGCTACCAAGGTTGGGTTGCTTTGCTCTTCATCGCGCTGGGGGTGGGGTTCGCCGCGAAGCTGTGGCTGAAGCCTGCCGAGCCGATCAATCCTCAAGATCCGGATGGCTACACCTTGTCGCCATCTACTGCCGACGCTACCCGCGCGGCTAGTGCTGGTGGCTTGGCTGTTACCTCTGCCGGCGACGCTGACTTGACGCCTGAGCCTAGTGGAGTCGAGAGCAGTGGAGTGTTGGCTGAGTCTGGTGATCGTAAGAGTCCTGAACGCGAGCCTGTGTTGGTGGGTACCTCCGCGGGTGACGGTTCTGTCGCTGATTCCGAGCTGGGTGTCGGAGGATTCGCGACCGCTGTTGGCTTACCGGCGGTGTCTGTGCTCGAGCGCCCGGCTGATGGTGGCCCTAATGACGTGAGCCCAAAGCTTCGCGGTGGTTTACGTCGTGTCGGTGAGCGGCGGTTTGTCCTGGATACGCTGGGGGCGGTGTGCCCGTTCCCGTTGATTGAAGCGAAGGCCGCGATGCAGCAGCTCTCCAGTGGGGATGAACTGGTCATCGACTTCGATTGCACCCAGGCGACGGACGCTATCCCGCGATGGGCGGCGACTGATGGTCACGAGGTCACGAACTTCGAGGCCACCGACGACGCCGGATGGACCATCACCGTGCGGAAAGGGTAA
- a CDS encoding LppP/LprE family lipoprotein: MKVSSSHVVKGIALLASVVVLAGCNQGGDNDNSQATDQPTSEVTKSSIATPSSENAAASEDSSSGAAESDEQDADSDNQTAAQQRKDQESGTDNIAAREYQDHAAEVPPPSSGEWDIDLSSFLENQPCAALSWAVLVPMKIVDGSPPTQTMLFHNGRFIKTVSQKTTYSPDVSRVDDSTINVNWKWSKPGDPLAEKTGRSFATFRWDDQSESVVMEGELPPD, translated from the coding sequence ATGAAAGTGTCATCGTCCCACGTAGTCAAGGGCATTGCGTTATTAGCTAGCGTGGTCGTGCTAGCTGGATGCAACCAGGGTGGTGATAACGACAACTCTCAAGCCACTGACCAGCCGACGTCCGAGGTAACGAAGTCCTCCATCGCTACTCCGAGTTCTGAAAACGCGGCAGCGTCAGAGGACAGTAGTAGTGGCGCCGCGGAATCTGACGAGCAAGATGCAGATAGCGACAACCAAACTGCTGCTCAGCAGCGAAAAGATCAGGAAAGCGGCACCGACAATATTGCGGCACGGGAGTATCAAGACCACGCGGCTGAGGTTCCTCCACCTTCGTCGGGAGAATGGGATATTGATCTCTCCTCTTTCCTTGAAAATCAGCCGTGTGCGGCGTTGTCTTGGGCAGTATTAGTGCCCATGAAAATTGTTGACGGCAGTCCGCCTACGCAGACCATGCTGTTCCACAACGGACGATTCATAAAAACTGTGTCCCAGAAAACTACATACTCGCCGGATGTCTCGCGTGTTGATGATTCGACGATCAATGTGAACTGGAAATGGTCCAAGCCAGGGGACCCTCTGGCCGAGAAAACTGGTCGATCATTTGCTACGTTCCGTTGGGATGATCAATCCGAATCCGTCGTTATGGAAGGTGAATTACCGCCAGACTAA
- the dhaL gene encoding dihydroxyacetone kinase subunit DhaL, with product MSDLDKAWAERWIRGCAEAASEHREELIDLDRAIGDADHGENVDRGFQAVVKKLDDDQPQDIAGVFKLTAKTLMSTVGGASGPLLGTAFMYAAKAVSGDALDADGVASVVESAVGGVEKRGKATEGEKTMVDAWAPAARAARSAADEGKSPAEVLRAAADAANKGAEATVDMTATKGRASYLGERSVGHKDPGATSSAYFLAEASKAVDA from the coding sequence ATGTCAGATTTGGATAAGGCATGGGCTGAACGGTGGATCCGCGGGTGCGCCGAGGCCGCTAGCGAGCATCGCGAGGAATTGATCGATCTAGACCGAGCTATTGGCGACGCCGACCACGGCGAAAACGTGGACCGCGGTTTCCAGGCCGTGGTGAAGAAGCTGGACGACGACCAGCCTCAGGACATTGCGGGCGTTTTTAAGCTGACCGCGAAGACGCTGATGTCGACGGTCGGCGGGGCGTCCGGGCCGCTGCTGGGCACGGCTTTTATGTACGCGGCGAAGGCCGTGTCGGGTGATGCGCTGGACGCCGACGGGGTTGCCTCCGTGGTGGAATCCGCGGTGGGCGGCGTCGAAAAGCGGGGTAAGGCAACCGAGGGCGAGAAGACCATGGTTGATGCCTGGGCCCCGGCGGCACGGGCGGCGCGGTCTGCTGCGGATGAGGGGAAGAGCCCCGCCGAGGTGCTGCGCGCGGCTGCTGATGCTGCGAATAAGGGCGCCGAAGCCACGGTGGACATGACTGCGACCAAGGGGCGCGCCTCCTACCTGGGAGAACGCTCTGTGGGGCACAAGGATCCCGGTGCAACGAGCTCTGCGTATTTCCTGGCCGAGGCCTCCAAAGCCGTTGATGCGTAG
- the dhaK gene encoding dihydroxyacetone kinase subunit DhaK, producing the protein MKKLINDPHDVVTESIEGLGLAHPELVTVNSDPLFVTRSSENAKDQGKVGVISGGGSGHEPLHAGFVGTGMLDAAVPGPVFTSPTPDPIFEAAKSADKGTGVVFVVKNYTGDVLNFDTAADLADMEDIEVRQVIVNDDVAVEDSTFTAGRRGVAGTFLVEKITGAAAERGLSLDEVERVAQNAIKNVRSMGVALTSCTVPHVGKPSFDLDDSEIELGVGIHGEPGRRRVPMSSADEITDQLLDPIVADLELKKSDRVIALVNGMGGTPLSELYIVFRRVAQRLSDLGVTLERSDVGNFVTSLEMQGVSVTLLRVDDELLSLYDDPAETPAFVQK; encoded by the coding sequence ATGAAGAAACTAATCAACGACCCGCACGACGTCGTCACGGAGAGCATCGAAGGGCTGGGCTTGGCGCACCCCGAGCTCGTCACGGTCAATTCCGACCCGCTGTTTGTCACCCGGAGTTCTGAGAACGCCAAGGACCAGGGCAAAGTGGGCGTTATTTCCGGTGGCGGCTCCGGGCACGAGCCTCTCCACGCGGGGTTCGTCGGCACTGGGATGCTCGACGCCGCCGTTCCGGGCCCCGTGTTCACGTCACCGACGCCCGATCCGATCTTCGAAGCAGCGAAGAGCGCCGATAAGGGCACGGGCGTGGTGTTCGTCGTCAAGAATTACACCGGCGACGTGCTCAATTTCGATACCGCTGCCGACCTGGCCGATATGGAGGACATCGAGGTTCGGCAGGTCATCGTGAACGACGATGTCGCCGTCGAGGATTCGACGTTTACCGCTGGCCGACGCGGGGTGGCGGGCACGTTCTTGGTCGAGAAGATCACGGGTGCCGCGGCGGAGCGCGGGTTGTCCCTCGACGAGGTCGAACGCGTCGCACAGAACGCCATTAAAAATGTGCGGTCGATGGGTGTGGCGTTGACGTCCTGCACCGTGCCGCACGTCGGGAAGCCGTCCTTCGACCTCGACGACAGTGAGATTGAGCTGGGTGTGGGCATTCATGGCGAGCCTGGCCGACGTCGAGTCCCCATGAGCAGCGCAGATGAGATCACGGATCAGCTGCTCGACCCCATTGTCGCGGATCTGGAGCTGAAGAAGTCCGATCGCGTTATTGCGCTGGTCAACGGCATGGGCGGTACGCCGCTGTCCGAGTTGTACATCGTTTTCCGACGAGTGGCGCAGCGGCTATCGGACCTCGGGGTGACGCTCGAGCGGTCCGATGTCGGGAACTTCGTCACCAGCCTGGAAATGCAGGGTGTGTCCGTCACGCTGCTCCGCGTCGATGATGAACTGCTTTCCCTGTACGACGATCCCGCCGAGACGCCGGCATTCGTCCAGAAATAA
- the dhaM gene encoding dihydroxyacetone kinase phosphoryl donor subunit DhaM produces the protein MTSNNDAASGANEGSEQSPQVGVVVVSHSKRLADGLALLASQMAKDVLIVPAGGLDAGPEDKDNPDGGGIGTSYDAIEAAVNKVVDAGLACAIFTDLGSATMTVEMVVDMLDDEPVRFIDAPLVEATVAGAVAAQQGQDLDGVEREARRAISAFESESAGGDSAAAPGEDAAGDSTNSDDANGGGYSRRVKVADKAGLHARPAAKLAEMAADSEEGILVNDADADSAMSLMGLGAECGEEVTVSGDRSEKALIDSIADAIAAGLDE, from the coding sequence ATGACAAGCAATAACGACGCTGCGTCTGGCGCAAACGAAGGTTCCGAACAGTCGCCGCAGGTCGGCGTCGTGGTGGTGTCCCACTCGAAGCGCTTGGCCGATGGTTTGGCGCTGCTGGCGTCGCAAATGGCTAAGGATGTGCTGATCGTTCCGGCGGGTGGTTTGGATGCCGGCCCGGAGGATAAGGACAACCCCGATGGCGGCGGTATCGGCACCTCATATGACGCCATTGAGGCCGCCGTTAATAAGGTTGTCGACGCAGGTTTGGCCTGCGCTATTTTCACCGATCTGGGCTCTGCGACCATGACGGTCGAGATGGTTGTGGACATGCTCGACGACGAGCCCGTTCGGTTTATTGACGCCCCGCTTGTTGAGGCCACCGTTGCCGGAGCCGTTGCTGCCCAGCAGGGCCAGGATCTGGATGGTGTGGAGCGCGAGGCTCGACGTGCGATTTCCGCGTTCGAATCTGAGAGCGCGGGTGGTGATTCGGCAGCCGCGCCGGGCGAAGATGCAGCTGGCGACAGCACGAATAGCGACGATGCGAACGGTGGCGGCTATTCGCGGCGTGTGAAGGTCGCGGATAAGGCCGGCCTACACGCGCGCCCTGCCGCGAAGTTGGCGGAGATGGCCGCGGACTCAGAGGAAGGCATCTTGGTCAACGACGCGGATGCTGACTCGGCGATGTCCCTGATGGGTTTGGGCGCCGAGTGCGGCGAGGAGGTTACTGTTTCGGGTGATCGATCTGAGAAAGCATTGATTGACTCGATTGCCGACGCTATCGCGGCCGGCCTGGACGAGTAG